atatgctttttaattattagcaTACCAGAAACAAggatatgtatttaaaataccaAATCTACGGACCTTGGCTATAGAATATGTTCAAATTTGTGCCTTGGATTATAACATACTCTTGGGTggattaacaaatttaacaaatttagatTTGTCCAATAGTTCTGATATGGGCACCTTTGATTATTTCCATTTGGTTCCTAATTTAGTATCCTTagttttatataatgttaGAATTATTTCTCAAGCACAAGCCTTTGTTACCAATATCTGTCACTTGAAACATTTAAGGTaactgtttatttatatttgacttatggtataataaaatattgtatttaaaatttttaattcaatgtttttaaaattaggCATTTGGATATCTCTCAAATCCATCCAGAAGATGGAATATTTGCAAATCCTAATACAATCTTATCTGATATAGTAAATGGTTTGCCTCAACTAACTTCTTTAGATATTAGTGGGACAAATTTGGCAGGAATAGAAATTGTAGATCGTAGAATACAAACAGTTGAACATTCTTTCTATTCtgacatatataataataatctttgtGATATACCAGGTCTTATTTCAAGAGTGGATAGACCTTTACAATTTTTAGGACTTTATGGAGCAAATGATGCACCTTGCAGGCGACGTAATATTCCAGCAAAAttggtaaatattaaaagcaatattttataacaaatacataataatattgtatattttatcatttattttttaattattctactttttgaaattctaGATTGCAGGAAATGCAAATGAAGATCAAATATTGGTTGCAGCTCATGTTTATATGAATAATAGAGAAGATCTAATGTTAAAAGTAATAAGCGATTTATATCATATGTACAGATATGAAAATTGTCATAGGATGGATCAAGCACTTTGTGCAGTATTAGAAGCAATGGAGAAATATCCTACTCTgaaagatatacaaatatctggaaggtatttatatattatatgatttttgtatactgttatatttatcatatatttcaaaaaatttagtACAGCTcgtattgtttatatttaacagTGCAGCActgttttatattgtaaaaatgaaagaaaaaggcgaACTCGAAGCAAGATTAAAAAGGAGAATTGTTCGCACACTTCTTGTTGGAATgagtattcataaaaatgaagaaactatGATGCGTAATGGTTGTCTAACATTATACCAATTCCGATTGCCACAAGATGTGGTATGTATTGTTCTTGTTACTTGCAGTAATAGCATTTGTAGTTATagcgtaaaatatattttaaagaatgttACTAATTCTTATTTACCTTTTATTAGATGTCACACTATGAAACACTGGTGAAACTACTTTTGCATTTAGCTAAACATGCACAACAGGAAAGTTATGTTCAACGtattggaatatttcttttaaatactttGGCATGTCAAGTAACAGGCAGAGAAAAGCGTTTATTAGGCGATCTAGGTTGCATAAAAACAATGCTTGAACTAATTAAATACAGAGTTGAATCTAGAACATTTGATGATGTTATGGAAGTAGCTTGGTCAACTATGTGGAATGTAACTGATGAAACTCCTATAAATTGTCAACgattttttgaagaaaatggcATGCTATTATTCTATAGATGTGTGATGGTATACAATATTAACCttacttattaataaataattactaaataaaaacaattacttcatgaatgatttatttttacagcAATACTCTCGcaaagaagaattattaaaaaatatgatggGTTTACTTGGTAATGTAGCTGAAGTACAAAGTCTTAGAGTGCATCTAATGCAACTACCATACATGGTAGTTTTCACAAATTTAATACGTACTGTCAGAGAAAGCATTGAGgttttttatacttatatattgacaatatatttaataattatatttttacaacacttaatatattttctttgctaTTAGGTACCATATAATGCAGTCGGGATATTAGCTCACATAGCATCTGATGGTGTTGAAGCATGGACAATAGAAAAACCTAGTCGAAATGTAGTTCTTGAACTTATGGTTGAAGCTATTGAACGATGGGATATATCATCAGAACGTAACATTAATTACCGTTCATTTCTACCACTATTACGTTTGGTAGATATTTATCATACACCACAATGTCAACATTGGGCGGTTTGGGCTCTTGCTAATCTTACAACTGTTTATCGTGAgtatatatattgcaaaatttaattttattttaaatacaatcatttttccattctatatattcatacatacaaatattttttgaagttttattaccttgcaacttttattaaaactataattatttctttaacagCCCATAAATATTGCATATTAGTTATTCGAGAAGGAGGAATTGAGAAACTGAATACTTTAATCTCAGATCCAAGACCATATGAGCGTATAAAAGAACTTGCCCATATTGTAATTGAGAATTGTAGTCGTTATAGTAGCAACTCCAATGACATGAATGTTCATTCCCCTTTAGATGAAGACTATATATATAGCTCAGATGGTTGAAagtcaattttcattattataattcaaacACCATAAAAAGTAGAATGTTTTATGTCTGTAACAAAAAGTCTCCTAAAGAAAAGAGTGTGAGTAAGATTATAAAACTTGCTAAAGCATTTGTATGTTGGTTTGCCAAactgtaaatttaaaattgagtGATCAAACAATCTTACTCGCACTTTCATCACATAAACATttcattacatattttatttattacatgttATGAAATATGTTTGGATCATGGatgcaaatatattaatatattaatgatattattaacgaaagGTTAATAgttagtttaataaaaatatttttgatgttCATAATCAATCTCTATaaacaatattcaaatttaaacaCTTTTGATTTATGTACATAACCAtgttgtattataaataagaacaAATTAAGATTAGACTGaagttatttgtttaaataataacaataacaatatcattatatatataaatagtaacAGATTGTAACACATTTCAAACTTATACTAAGTTTCTTATATTTGTGTGAATTCTTTGTAGATATTTGTATCATAAATAACTTTATTAGTTGccattacattttatttgacaaaaaagatttaaaataaaaagatacattaGACtctattatgtaaataaaactaaaatgaaataagGTGAATTAGGTTTACGAATTTGTACatctctattattaaaattaaaattctttgcaATAATGATGTTATTGTCAAAATTAAGCTGTAAAACaaacattataacataaagtatacatttgtagattttaataattgatttacATAACTAGCAAAAAATCTGCGTGAATAATTATCTAAATGATTGTTACTGTAAtcgttacataatattaatgtatgcgtgtaataaattgcaaaaattcttGATTTGTTTAATGTATAACATAAAGTTACATAAGACTgatttcctctttattttttgTGCCCTAcaattctctttatttttactacttATATGGTTAACaagacaattttatttctgataaaatattgatcacattaatttttatatgtgcGTATAGAACATATGCAAGTAGTAAGAGAATGATTCttacgaaatttatattttattacttaatactTAAAGATTTGATAATAACTAATagctaaaaaatatttatttgttctcttatataaaaatattataaattgtttggtttttatgtatataaaaatatttaatgtatctATTGAATTTGCTAAAgtacgtaaatattttaatgccaTGTTAAGAAATTTAGTTTTTCAAACTACAATTCCTTCAGAATATACTACATAcaatgaacaaaaatttaatttttaaaaaatattagaatagcgtaaaatgatatatgtttattaaaaattatggaTTTAGTGTTTATTAGTTGCATACGACAAGTAAGTCATTGAACATTATCAAAACGTGTGTATGAGTCAAGTTGATACTAACTTCCGGTTCGATTCCTTCATTCCGAACGATCGTTAGAATTTGGAAGAAGAGTGACGCCACAGCCTTTAGGGAAGACGACATTTTACG
This DNA window, taken from Bombus pyrosoma isolate SC7728 linkage group LG6, ASM1482585v1, whole genome shotgun sequence, encodes the following:
- the LOC122568749 gene encoding protein zer-1 homolog; the encoded protein is MADLDDLFHLDQYIGPESLAELCFQVICKNLDIISVKDKCEYRNLLKGVVFPSEICDKLIEYVLRNDINEDHDCFFTIFKNVWITKLKRVKVVGSNITDDSVQILANHKLVRLELTDCPNLTDRSIDYINANAENLHTLVCRGSSGIIPEKLTAYQKQGYVFKIPNLRTLAIEYVQICALDYNILLGGLTNLTNLDLSNSSDMGTFDYFHLVPNLVSLVLYNVRIISQAQAFVTNICHLKHLRHLDISQIHPEDGIFANPNTILSDIVNGLPQLTSLDISGTNLAGIEIVDRRIQTVEHSFYSDIYNNNLCDIPGLISRVDRPLQFLGLYGANDAPCRRRNIPAKLIAGNANEDQILVAAHVYMNNREDLMLKVISDLYHMYRYENCHRMDQALCAVLEAMEKYPTLKDIQISGSAALFYIVKMKEKGELEARLKRRIVRTLLVGMSIHKNEETMMRNGCLTLYQFRLPQDVMSHYETLVKLLLHLAKHAQQESYVQRIGIFLLNTLACQVTGREKRLLGDLGCIKTMLELIKYRVESRTFDDVMEVAWSTMWNVTDETPINCQRFFEENGMLLFYRCVMQYSRKEELLKNMMGLLGNVAEVQSLRVHLMQLPYMVVFTNLIRTVRESIEVPYNAVGILAHIASDGVEAWTIEKPSRNVVLELMVEAIERWDISSERNINYRSFLPLLRLVDIYHTPQCQHWAVWALANLTTVYPHKYCILVIREGGIEKLNTLISDPRPYERIKELAHIVIENCSRYSSNSNDMNVHSPLDEDYIYSSDG